Part of the Aureitalea marina genome, CCAGTGAGAACGAGGTACTGTACGCATGGGTGGCCTTGCGACTACATTGGTTAGAAACTTGATCAAAAATAGCTTTCACTACGCAGATTCTTTTTGAATTAAACTTGCGACCAATTTCCCAGAGATCAGAGACGGAGGCACCCCAGGTCCTGGTACAGTCAGCTGTCCCGTGAAGTACAACCCCTTCACTTTTTTACTCTTTAGCTTAGGTCGTAGGAACGCAGTTTGTAGCAAGGTGTTGGCCAGCCCATATGCATTTCCCTTGTACGAATTATAGTCTTTTATAAAGTCATTGATACAAAAGGACTCTTTAAATATAATTGAATTTTTCACTTGTTGACCCGTCAGATCTTCGAATCGGGTCATTATTTTATCAAAATATTCTTCCCGGATGGACTCATCGTCTTCAATTCCAGGAGCTAAAGGGATTAGGAAAATTCCTGCTTCTTTTCCTACAGGTGCACAAGAATCGTCTGTTTTAGATGGGAAACTCGCATAGAAAAGAGGCTTCTCGGGCCAGTGAGGATCGTCGTATATTACCCTGGCATGTTCCTCAAAGGGAACGTCAAAGAAGAGGGTGTGATGATCTACATTCTCCAGCTTTTTGTCGAACCCAACATAGAACAAGAGTGCAGAGGGGGCGAATACCTTTTTGTCCCAATAGGATTCAGAGTATTGGCGATATCCGGGATCCAACAGTTGTTCGGTATGATGATAATCTGCACCCGACAAGATATAGTCTGCTTCAATTTCCTTTCCATCAACCAACAGGTTTTTCACCTGCTTCCCTGTTACGGTGATCTTCTGAACGGCGGCCTCGGTATGAATCATTACACCCAGATCACGTGCTAATTGCTCCATTCCCTGAATCACACTATACATACCATCCTTGGGATGAAAGGTACCAAGACCAAAGTCCGCATAATTCATAAAGCTATAGAAAGCCGGAGTATTGGATGGTTTGGCTCCCAGAAACAGAACTGGAAATTCCAGGATGGAAACCAGCCTGGGATTATCAAATTCCTTCCTCACCTCCTTACTAATGGTCGAGAAGAATTGACCCAGTTTTTTCATGGTAACTGGCGTCACCAACTCCAAAGGGGAGACTCCAGGCCTATATACCAAGTCCTTGATAGCAATATTGTAATTGTCCAGCGCTTCGGCCATAAAAGCCTTGAGCTTTTCTGAACTTCCCGGCTCTTCAGCCTCAAATGCTCTACAGATCTTTTCTAAGCTGTCCTCAATAGTGATAGCATCACCGGGACCAAAATAGACCGAATAAGCCGGATTCAACTTGATCAGATCGTAATAGTCGGAGGGCTTTTTGTCGAAATCAGAAAAGAAGCGCTCGAACACATCGGGCATCCAATACCAGGTTGGCCCAATATCAAATACGAAACCATCGCGTTTCAATTGGCGGGCTCTGCCGCCAACCGTACTGTTCTTTTCATAAATACTCACATCGTAGCCGGCTTTAGCCAAATAGGCCGAGGCCGCAAGCGATGAGAATCCGGATCCAATAATGGCAACAGATGCAGGCATAGTGGGGGTAGAACTGAATTAGTTAGTCCGTTTGTAACGCACCAGGTTTTCGGATAGCTGAGAGAGATCGGAGAAGGTCTTGACGTTTTCCGGTAATACGGAATCTGCCAGCTCGTAAACCTTGGCTCCCATCAGCCAAAGTGGATAGGTTTTCTTCTGGCAAATGAGCTTGTCAAAACGCTTGATGTAATCCATTACACTTTCCTCATCCGGTTTAACGGTGAAATACGAAAAGAAGATGATGTTCTCGTAGTGTTTAAGTAAATGTTTAAGGCTGGTTATTGGAATGTTAGAACCCAGATAGACACTGGTAAATCCACCTTTAAGAAGTTCGTAATTGGCATAGAGAAGGCCAATCTCATGAATTTCTTCATATGGTAAATACAATACAAAAACAGATTCATTGTACTTCCGTGGTTGTCTCATTTCAGCCTCGGTATGAATGATGATCTTCTGCTTTATCAACTCCGAAATGAAGCGCTCGTGTGCGGGGTCTATCGTCCCGGTTTGCCATAGCATACCGATCTCATTGAGCAAGGGCATGAAAACCTCGAAGAATACCTCGCGGAAGTTACGGTCCTCCAAAACCTTGGAATAGGTGTCAGCAAAAAGCTTGTAGTCAAAATCGAACATGGCTGTTTTGAAGGCAGTAAGAGCAAAATCATCTTTCTTCTGCTCTGCCTGTTCCTGCACTACTACGGCAATATCGTTTTCCGAAAGAGCTGCTATCTTCGAAATTTTGTACCCCTCATTATAGAGGAAGGTTACATTGAGCAATTTCTTCAGATTATCCAGATCATATTGTCTGATATTTGTATCTGTTCGCTCGGGTTCCAACAGATTATATCGCTTCTCCCAAATGCGAATTGTGTGGGCCTTTACTCCACTTAAGTTCTCCAGATCACGGATACTAAATTGGGTTTTTACTAGCATAATTTCTTACCTAACCATTGCGAATTTATGAAAACAGGCTCAATTATGTTTAAAAATTTAAGTTAAAAGATAAACAAAATATTTATCAGACTGTTGATAAATGAATTTTGGGACGTCTAAAATTATGTTAAATTGAGGCCTCAAACAGCCGCTATGAGACTTCCATATACCCTTCTTCTAGTTCTCACACTTCTATTAGCTGCCTGCCAATCCGAAGTGGTTCCAGATCAGCCAACCATAGATCCCGATGCCCCGTTATTTAGTTTGTTGTCACCGTCAGAGACAGGGATAGACTTTACCAATACCTGTGTAGAGTCCATTGAGCGAAATCTTGGGCGTTATGATAATTTTTATAACGGGAGTGGTGTGGCCATCGGTGATCTGAACAATGATGGTTTTCAGGATATCGTCTTTGCCGGTAATGACTCACCCAATGTGATCTATCTGAATAATGGCGACATGACCTTCCGAGATATTAGTAAAAGTGCCGGTATTCAGTCCAATAGATGGTCAACAGGGATCAATTTGGTCGATATCAATAAAGATGGTTATCTGGATATCTACGTCGCCAATTCTGGTCCTTATTTGAACGACCTGGCCTTGAGCAATCAGTTATACATAAATAACGGGGATCTCACATTTACTGAAAAAGCTGCAGAATTTGGCATCGACGACTCATCTTATTCCTCTCATTCGGTATTCTTCGATATGGATAAGGATGGG contains:
- a CDS encoding phytoene desaturase family protein codes for the protein MPASVAIIGSGFSSLAASAYLAKAGYDVSIYEKNSTVGGRARQLKRDGFVFDIGPTWYWMPDVFERFFSDFDKKPSDYYDLIKLNPAYSVYFGPGDAITIEDSLEKICRAFEAEEPGSSEKLKAFMAEALDNYNIAIKDLVYRPGVSPLELVTPVTMKKLGQFFSTISKEVRKEFDNPRLVSILEFPVLFLGAKPSNTPAFYSFMNYADFGLGTFHPKDGMYSVIQGMEQLARDLGVMIHTEAAVQKITVTGKQVKNLLVDGKEIEADYILSGADYHHTEQLLDPGYRQYSESYWDKKVFAPSALLFYVGFDKKLENVDHHTLFFDVPFEEHARVIYDDPHWPEKPLFYASFPSKTDDSCAPVGKEAGIFLIPLAPGIEDDESIREEYFDKIMTRFEDLTGQQVKNSIIFKESFCINDFIKDYNSYKGNAYGLANTLLQTAFLRPKLKSKKVKGLYFTGQLTVPGPGVPPSLISGKLVASLIQKESA
- a CDS encoding MerR family transcriptional regulator, with amino-acid sequence MLVKTQFSIRDLENLSGVKAHTIRIWEKRYNLLEPERTDTNIRQYDLDNLKKLLNVTFLYNEGYKISKIAALSENDIAVVVQEQAEQKKDDFALTAFKTAMFDFDYKLFADTYSKVLEDRNFREVFFEVFMPLLNEIGMLWQTGTIDPAHERFISELIKQKIIIHTEAEMRQPRKYNESVFVLYLPYEEIHEIGLLYANYELLKGGFTSVYLGSNIPITSLKHLLKHYENIIFFSYFTVKPDEESVMDYIKRFDKLICQKKTYPLWLMGAKVYELADSVLPENVKTFSDLSQLSENLVRYKRTN
- a CDS encoding FG-GAP repeat domain-containing protein gives rise to the protein MRLPYTLLLVLTLLLAACQSEVVPDQPTIDPDAPLFSLLSPSETGIDFTNTCVESIERNLGRYDNFYNGSGVAIGDLNNDGFQDIVFAGNDSPNVIYLNNGDMTFRDISKSAGIQSNRWSTGINLVDINKDGYLDIYVANSGPYLNDLALSNQLYINNGDLTFTEKAAEFGIDDSSYSSHSVFFDMDKDGDLDLFVLNHSLFNYGSSPQEWERVLKSKPASEYKKSCSTLYRNDGGRYTDVTEEAGIFRPGFGLGAAVTDINADGILDIYVANDYYMPDFVFFGLGDGTFNEQSERSFDHTSFYSMGCDVADINNDGLMDLFVADMTPRIIFARRRLWNLWMLNSSIS